Proteins encoded in a region of the Ziziphus jujuba cultivar Dongzao chromosome 3, ASM3175591v1 genome:
- the LOC107421943 gene encoding receptor-like protein EIX1 — protein MENSSHLLVFLIAIASLCSTITISFCNGTVNVFCKESERQALLGFKRDLKDPMNRLSSWKGSGDCCSWTGISCDNLTGHVRELHFGNPFKTIFGIPDPFDIYPEEADWRYALSGKINPSLLHLNYLNHLNLSYNDFEGIPIPSFIGSLKNLTYLDLSQAGFGGVIPYQLGNLSNLHYLNLLSNYPTMKVNNLQWVSSLVLLQFLDMSWVNLSKAYNWVDVLNMLPSLMELRLSGCELGHSSPHLSMINFTSLAIFDVSDNENFGLPRWLFSLTNLDSLYLSSTFLGGPIPYGLTSMTRLRILDLSSNLLNSTIPEWLCGFDRLESFDLSVNELKGTIPSAIGNFTSIISLNLEANQFEGKIDHLLRDLCRLRELWLGYNKFSGTMFESFERFPCAANSLEQLWLSDNQLHD, from the coding sequence ATGGAGAACTCTAGCCACCTTTTGGTGTTTCTAATAGCAATTGCAAGCTTGTGTAGTACCATTACCATAAGCTTCTGCAATGGAACTGTGAATGTGTTTTGCAAAGAGAGTGAGAGACAAGCTCTTTTGGGCTTCAAGCGTGACCTGAAGGATCCTATGAACCGACTTTCAAGCTGGAAGGGTTCAGGAGATTGTTGCAGCTGGACTGGTATTTCTTGTGATAACTTAACCGGTCATGTTCGTGAGCTTCATTTTGGAAATCCCTTCAAAACCATTTTTGGTATTCCTGATCCCTTCGACATTTATCCTGAAGAAGCTGATTGGAGATATGCATTAAGTGGTAAGATAAATCCTTCCTTGCTCCATTTGAATTATCTCAATCACTTAAATCTAAGCTACAATGACTTTGAAGGGATTCCAATACCTAGCTTCATTGGTTCTTTGAAAAATCTAACATATCTTGATCTCTCACAAGCTGGATTTGGAGGGGTAATACCATATCAATTGGGAAATCTCTCCAATCTTCATTATCTCAATCTCCTTTCCAATTATCCTACTATGAAGGTTAATAACCTTCAGTGGGTCTCTAGCCTCGTTTTGTTGCAATTCCTGGACATGAGTTGGGTTAATCTTAGCAAAGCATATAATTGGGTGGATGTGCTCAACATGCTACCCTCTCTCATGGAGTTGCGCTTATCTGGCTGTGAACTTGGTCATAGCTCTCCTCATCTGTCCATGATAAACTTTACTTCACTTGCCATCTTTGATGTATCTGACAACGAAAACTTTGGCTTACCCAGGTGGCTATTCAGTCTTACCAATCTAGATTCTCTCTATTTAAGTTCGACCTTTTTGGGAGGACCAATTCCTTACGGTCTTACCAGCATGACTCGTCTCAGAATCCTTGATTTATCAAGTAATTTGTTGAATTCTACAATCCCAGAATGGTTGTGTGGTTTTGATCGTCTTGAGTCTTTTGATCTTAGTGTCAATGAGTTGAAGGGTACTATTCCAAGTGCCATTGGAAACTTCACATCCATCATCAGTCTTAACTTGGAAGCGAATCAATTTGAAGGGAAAATAGACCATTTGTTGCGAGATCTTTGTAGATTAAGGGAACTTTGGCTTGGTTATAATAAATTCAGTGGAACAATGTTCGAGAGTTTTGAAAGATTTCCATGCGCTGCAAATTCGTTGGAGCAGTTATGGTTAAGTGATAACCAACTCCATGATTAG
- the LOC107421944 gene encoding LOW QUALITY PROTEIN: uncharacterized protein LOC107421944 (The sequence of the model RefSeq protein was modified relative to this genomic sequence to represent the inferred CDS: inserted 3 bases in 2 codons), with the protein MKQMYAMFMNSISFPSCIKNTLKLVNSNPLHTFQDPRFLPLWTVNEIAQAVDEKIVKWGPPGTISTDTRTIQPNQWFFAITEENFDAHDFVTPVLSSKGCVRVIGKWVCENWFGGFLEISGNTIVSLTKMASYARNKFHGAVIEVTGSVGKTTTKAMIGLILESPGNWNNRIGVALSLTGIPRNAEVVVLEMGMSGKGEILELAKMARPTIRVVLNVGXLHFKNFSSLGEICKAKGEILVDAKPGDXNADDPLVMSPHVPSEVKKVLFGRKVGCDVRLVMVESVDGGHAVRVVLEKDNEMVDFKIPSPGRHLGQDACVAAAVVTLLGVSLSQVGISLSKFIPVHMRAKLEVARNGIKIINDAYNANPVSIEAAINLLKSIECKGKRVAILGDMLELGTIELESHKMVLNYCCDASIGLIGLVGNRFLTAAENLNLAEDRKLLLAHDSKNFAVEIGKSVGHNDVVLVKGRGAMQMEIVVNAIKELEIHT; encoded by the exons ATGAAACAGATGTATGCAATGTTCATG AACTCCATTTCATTCCCTTCTTGCATCAAAAATACCCTAAAGCTTGTGAACTCTAATCCCCTACATACATTCCAAGATCCGAGATTTCTGCCCCTTTGGACTGTCAATGAGATAGCTCAGGCTGTTGATGAAAAAATTGTGAAATGGGGTCCTCCTGGAACAATTTCTACAGACACCCGAACCATTCAACCAAATCAGTGGTTCTTTGCCATAActgaagaaaattttgatgcccatgaCTTTGTAACCCCAGTACTGTCGAGTAAAGGGTGTGTTAGAGTTATTGGGAAGTGGGTTTGTGAGAATTGGTTTGGGGGTTTTCTGGAAATCTCTGGCAATACTATTGTTTCGTTGACAAAGATGGCTAGCTACGCAAGGAATAAGTTCCATGGCGCTGTTATAGAAGTAACTGGCTCTGTCGGGAAGACCACTACAAAGGCTATGATAGGTTTGATTCTTGAAAGTCCTGGAAATTGGAATAATCGAATTGGAGTTGCTTTGTCACTGACTGGAATTCCTAGAAATGCTGAGGTTGTGGTTTTGGAAATGGGAATGAGTGGGAAAGGAGAGATATTAGAGCTTGCAAAGATGGCTCGGCCAACGATAAGAGTGGTTTTGAATGTAG TTTTACATTTCAAGAATTTTTCTAGTTTGGGCGAAATTTGTAAGGCAAAAGGGGAGATTCTGGTGGATGCTAAGCCAGGGGA GAATGCTGATGATCCCCTAGTTATGAGCCCCCATGTACCATCTGAAGTTAAAAAG GTGCTCTTTGGTCGGAAAGTGGGGTGTGATGTTAGGTTGGTTATGGTAGAAAGCGTTGATGGAGGGCATGCAGTTCGAGTGGTTTTAGAGAAAGATAATGAAAT GGTGGACTTTAAGATTCCTAGCCCAGGTCGGCATTTGGGACAAGATGCATGTGTAGCAGCAGCAGTTGTAACTCTATTAGGTGTTTCTCTTTCACAAGTTGGAATTTCCTTGTCAAAATTTATCCCCGTTCACATGAGAGCAAAACTTGAAGTAGCTAGAAAcggtatcaaaataatcaatgATGCTTACAATGCCAATCCTGTCAGCATAGAAGCTGCCATCAACTTGCTAAAGAGCATCGAATGCAAGGGTAAAAGAGTTGCCATACTAGGGGATATGTTAGAACTTGGTACAATTGAACTAGAGTCTCATAAAATGGTACTGAACTATTGTTGTGATGCCAGTATTGGTTTAATTGGCCTTGTTGGGAATAGGTTCTTAACTGCAGCTGAGAATTTGAATTTAGCTGAGGATAGAAAATTGTTACTAGCCCATGATTCCAAAAATTTTGCTGTGGAAATTGGTAAGAGtgttggtcataatgatgtTGTTTTGGTGAAGGGTAGAGGAGCGATGCAAATGGAGATAGTTGTGAATGCAATTAAAGAATTGGAAATACATACTTGA